A window of the Dermatophagoides farinae isolate YC_2012a chromosome 2, ASM2471394v1, whole genome shotgun sequence genome harbors these coding sequences:
- the LOC124498851 gene encoding uncharacterized protein LOC124498851, whose translation MIYQKALLRPKFWHICPLQQQQQQQCGNEKMSPNNQAQSSMMNTIIDNSSSSSSSSSSSSSSMVITKRKQSSSSWSSTLIDLIIWTIVIIILLLITEINSIQINRFQVPEAVERGHSATLHCDYSLDAHEELYAIKFYKNNIEFFRFVPKENTPKQSYKLIGIYVNLKASNSTHVVLSQTNLNSDGLYICEISTEGPIFSTVRSEQLMKIYVLPEKNIQILGIMDQYNYGENISLVCKAGKSWPPVRLEWLINNTPIDSSYVINMTNERSTSTLVTSRIGLNIVAKPQYFNNGILEIKCVATLTVVYEYEAIEHLVTGSSKNKNKKEWSLLPNLRTPIITGMKKNFRLDEILNINCTTTMRNAVLKWFINMNQANESDLIRYGRRYDSLTILGLWLRMDKRLLQMPELQLRCISYFYKQISQLNSTLKIRTFNNRNAGAIGSDGGMWGIDSSTSSSSSSNIMLQADRCWTPLLAIIIIVQLYICFIIHF comes from the exons ATGATATATCAAAAAGCATTATTACGGCCTAAATTTTGGCACATTTGCccattgcaacaacaacaacaacaacaatgtggtaatgaaaaaatgtccCCAAACAATCAAgctcaatcatcaatgatgaatacgattatcgataattcatcatcatcatcatcatcatcatcatcatcatcatcatcaatggtgatCACAAAACgtaaacaatcatcatcatcatggtcatcGACATTGATCGATTTAATTATTTGGACAATcgtaataatcattttattattaataacag aaATCAACAGTATACAGATAAATCGTTTTCAAGTGCCCGAAGCGGTTGAACGTGGCCATTCAGCCACATTACATTGTGACTATTCATTAGATGCTCATGAAGAATTATATGCAATCAAATTCTATAAGaacaatattgaattttttcgttttgtacCAAAAGAAAATACACCTAAACAAtcatataaattgattggcATCTATGTTAAT TTAAAAGCATCGAATTCAACACATGTCGTATTGAGCCAGACAAATTTG AATTCAGATGGCCTATACATTTGTGAAATCAGCACCGAAG GACCCATATTCTCTACAGTACGTAGTgaacaattgatgaaaatctaTG tattaccagaaaaaaatattcaaatactTGGCATTATGGATCAATATAATTATGGTGAAAATATTAGCCTTGTATGTAAGGCTGGAAAATCATGGCCACCTGTTCGACTTGAATGGCTGATCAACAATACACCg attgaTAGTAGTTATGTTATCAATATGACAAACGAAcgttcaacatcaacattggtTACATCTCGTATTGGATTGAATATTGTGGCAAAACCACAATATTTTAATAACGGTATTCTAGAGATTAAATGTGTTGCAACATTAACAGTCGTATATGAATATGAAGCAATCGAACATTTGGTAACCGGTTCTTcgaagaacaaaaacaaaaaagaatggtCATTATTACCAAATCTTCGTACACCGATCATTACtggaatgaagaaaaattttcgtctTGATGAAATTCTTAATATTAATTGTACGACAACGATGAGAAATGCCGTACTTAAATGGTTTATTAATATGAATCAAGCAAATGAAAGTGATTTAATACGTTATGGTCGCCGTTATGATTCATTAACAATTCTTGGCCTATGGTTACGGATGGATAAACGTCTTTTACAGATGCCAGAATTACAGCTTCGTTGTATATCATATTTTTATAAACAGATTAGTCAACTAAATTCTACATTAAAAATTCGCACATTTAATAATCGTAATGCTGGTGCTATAGGCAGTGATGGTGGTATGTGGGGAATCGATtcatctacatcatcatcatcatcatcaaatatcatGCTACAAGCTGATAGATGTTGGACACCACTAttggccatcattattattgtccaaTTGTATATTTGCTTTATTATCCATttttag
- the LOC124498846 gene encoding uncharacterized protein LOC124498846: protein MKIYTPQISWHDRQPILSVDIQNRLHSEKDSIKFYRLATGGNDNHVNIWKISTTHNPQKQKQDPNNKPIDTIECLAELTQHQRSVNVVRFSPNLDDNLLASGDDDSLIFIWKYCDEEKPSNESQEKCQSNVDKMFESESISIEVWKTYKILRGHNQDVSDLCWSRDGQYLVSGSVDNNVFVWDVHRGTKMHKVAKEHNSYVQGVTWDPLNKYIASLSADRQMIIFNSKNGKTLNKIYKINFNNENNSNSENNNDNNKSSSTSKLFYDQTLMSFFRRLTFSPGGELLFAPSGILEFGNDRFENVVHVFERKSLNRPSFYLSTAKFSVAVKCCPVIFELRHDEKTNVFNIPYRIVFAVATQDSVLFYDSQQAVPFGYVSHLHYLRLTDLSWSPDGRILILTSTDGFSSFVVFDEQELGKPYQGKLMDFEELDPPILSTKTPSKISPLNNNSPNSSHTTKSPNKTKCSTPITDFFRKSSPFSKIGVNNPNKNNNNRSQSSCEKKQQSTNKPGRRIQLITLQTPHSNQNKSMPENPLPCSTPNIVDDKGNVDKLESDLEKSNQYVSGIKRKQSEESTKINADNNNEHL from the exons ATGAAGATTTATACACCTCAAATTTCTTGGCATGATCGTCAGCCAATATTGAGTGTTGACATACAAAATCGTCTTCATTCTGAAAAGGATTCTATTAAATTTTACCGTCTAGCTACAGgtggtaatgataatcatgtcAACATTTGGAAAATATCAACCACACATAATCctcaaaaacaaaagcaaGATCCCAATAACAAACCTATCGATACGATCGAATGTCTTGCAGAATTGACACAACATCAACGATCGGTTAATGTGGTTCGTTTTTCACCAAATCTTGATGACAATCTATTGGCTTcgggtgatgatgattcattgatttttatctGGAAATATtgtgatgaagaaaaaccatcaaatgaaagtcaagaaaaatgtcaatcaaatgtcgataaaatgtttgaatcagAATCCATATCGATTGAAGTTTGGAAAACCTATAAAATTCTTCGTGGACATAATCAAGATGTTTCTGATCTATGTTGGAGTCGTGATGGCCAATACTTAGTATCTGGTTcagttgataataatgttttcgTTTGGGATGTTCATCGTGGTACGAAAATGCATAAGGTAGCTAAAGAACATAATAGCTATGTTCAAGGTGTGACTTGGGATCctttgaataaatatattgcGTCATTATCAGCGGATCgccaaatgattattttcaattcaaaaaatggaaaaacactgaacaaaatttataaaattaatttcaacaatgaaaataattcgaACAGCgagaacaacaacgataataataaatcatcatcgactaGTAAATTATTTTATGATCAGACCCTGATGTCATTTTTCCGTCGATTAACATTCAGTCCTGGTGGTGAATTATTATTCGCACCATCCGGAATCTTGGAATTTGGCAACGATCGTTTCGAAAATGTCGTCCATGTTTTCGAACGAAAATCACTTAACAG GCCCAGTTTTTATCTGTCAACCGCTAAATTTAGTGTTGCTGTGAAATGTTGTCCGGTCATTTTCGAGCTTCgacatgatgaaaaaacaaacgtttTCAA tATTCCATATCGCATCGTATTTGCCGTAGCTACACAGGATTCCGTTTTGTTCTATGATAGTCAACAAGCCGTACCATTTGGTTATGTATCACATCTTCATTATCTACGACTAACCGATCTATCATGGTCACCGGATGgtagaattttgattttaactTCGACAGatggattttcatcattcgttGTGTTCGACGAACAAGAATTAGGCAAACCATATCAAGGAAAACTTATGGATTTCGAAGAACTTGATCCGCCGATTCTTAGCACGAAAACTCCAAGCAAAATCAGCCCTCTCAACAATAATAGTCCAAATTCATCACATACAACAAAATCtccaaataaaacaaaatgttcaaCGCCCATAACAGATTTTTTCcgaaaatcatcaccattctCAAAAATTGGTGTCAACaatccaaataaaaataataataatcgatcacaatcatcttgtgaaaagaaacaacaatcaaccaaCAAGCCAGGAAGAcgaattcaattgatcacGCTACAAACACCACACagtaatcaaaataaatctaTGCCCGAAAATCCATTGCCATGTTCAACGCCaaacattgttgatgataaaggAAATGTTGACAAGTTAGAATCAGATCTTGAAAAATCTAATCAATATGTTTCCGGAATTAAACGAAAACAATCGGaagaatcaacaaaaatcaatgccgataataataatgaacatttATGA
- the LOC124498852 gene encoding uncharacterized protein LOC124498852, with protein sequence MIMDDQITLHSIDENTMNQQDYDSIVFDDDDDELTKQKLDHSSDMMMMMIPNDDDDDKQHGQQLMFMNNPQQQRRPNLVHSVSIIVEPAVNVDVDEETNDDDSFNDDELRISPIRISERRKTIAGPISVFEDLYYDQPKKAKEYDDVVQSLITSARLRKEEFARLLEEHDQIVKEIRKAETNLI encoded by the exons ATGATAATGGATGATCAAATAACATTACattcgattgatgaaaacACTATGAATCAACAAGATTATGATAGtattgtatttgatgatgatgatgatgaattgactaaacaaaaattggatcattccagtgatatgatgatgatgatgattccgaatgacgatgatgatgataaacaacatGGACAACAATTAATGTTTATGAAtaatccacaacaacaacgacggcCAAATTTAGTCCATTCGGTCAGTATCATTGTTGAACCAGCAgttaatgttgatgttgatgaagaaacaaatgatgatgatagctttaatgatgatgaactacGTATATCACCGATACGTATAAGTGAACGTCGAAAAACGATTGCCGGACCAATTTCAGTATTTGAAGATCTTTATTATG atCAGCCTAAAAAAGCTaaagaatatgatgatgtggttCAATCGTTAATT ACATCAGCTCGATTACGGAAAGAAGAATTTGCACGATTGCTTGAAGAACATGATCAAATTGTCAAAGAGATTCGTAAAGCTGAAACGaatttaatataa
- the Mipp1 gene encoding multiple inositol polyphosphate phosphatase 1 isoform X2, whose protein sequence is MNSSWIIYAFIIIIYDKFVISEYGSNETCYDFSVSPENVFLEGSKYRLFSTKTTYLTAREEIRKIFPSEWPNEIEQCTPVYMFFLNRHSIRYPSAKEINKFNILLNTFREELLNSGKLSYRMFIYLATWRFRMSEVDDNHVSYTGKLETAQTAKIFYKLFPTLLDIDKINFDVGISTKIRTEETADAFIGSLINIQLDRGQNLESKNEIKQTKFKKFSKDVLMSHKKCKGLIIDSSGSKIPKSQKYLKLLESKPIKMMLINFSQRNGLEYTIKIESLIMLYKACSYETAIFAFSPWCHLFTQSELKIIEYLLDVDEYHDAYQIQPHRKMACSIIGDLQSKLETIIRQETTTNTTLYFSHENLLSKVFSYFGLFNKFPEINLSPDDTRICIPDNREWRSSLVVPFGTNFVAILYKCNHQAYKVLTLVNEIPVIHEILLTKQKKTFDSKFQKH, encoded by the exons ATGAATTCTTCATGGATAATATACGcatttataattattatttatgatAAATTTGTCATCTCCGAATATGGATCAAATGAAACATGTTatgatttttctgtttcaccTGAAAACGTTTTCTTAGAAGGGAGTAAATATCGactattttcaacaaaaactaCATATCTTACTGCACGAGAAGAAATTCGAAAAATCTTTCCATCCGAATGGCccaatgaaattgaacaatgTACGCCGGTATATATGTTTTTCTTGAATCGTCATTCAATACGATATCCATCAGCCAAAGAAATTAACAAATTTAACATTTTATTAAATACATTTCGTGAAGAATTACTTAATTCTGGCAAACTAAGTTATCGTATGTTCATCTATCTGGCCACATGGCGTTTTCGAATGTCAGaggttgatgataatcatgtcAGTTATACGGGTAAATTAGAAACGGCTCAAACAG CTAAAATTTTCTATAAATTGTTTCCAACACTGCTTGACATTGATAAGATTAATTTTGATGTTGGAATATCGACAAAAATTCGAACCGAAGAAACGGCTGATGCTTTTATCGgttcattgatcaatattcaaCTAGATCGTGGACAAAatcttgaatcaaaaaatg aaatcaaacaaacaaaattcaaaaaattctccAAAGATGTTTTAATGTCTCATAAAAAATGCAAAGGCcttattattgattcatcGGGTTCGAAAATTCCAAAAtcacaaaaatatttgaaactTCTTGAAAGCAAACCAAttaaaatgatgttgataaattTTAGCCAAAGAAATGGACTTGAATACACGATTAAGATTGAATCGTTAATAATGCTGTACAAAGCTTGTTCTTATGAAACGGCCATTTTTGCATTTTCTCCATGGTGTCATTTGTTTACACAATCGGAActgaaaatcattgaatatttgcttgatgttgatgaatatcaTGATGCATATCAGATACAGCCACATCGAAAAATGGCCTGTTCAATAATTGGAGATTTGCAATCTAAACTTGAAACCATAATACGACAAGAAACCACCACGAATACGACGTTATATTTTTCACATGAAAATTTACTTTCCAAAGTTTTTAGCTATTTTGGACTGTTCAATAAGTTTCCCGAAATTAATCTATCACCAGATGATACTCGTATCTGTATTCCTGATAATAGGGAATGGCGTTCCAGTTTGGTTGTGCCATTCGGCACCAATTTTGTTGCCATACTCTACAAATGTAATCATCAAGCATATAAGGTTTTAACATTAGTCAATGAAATTCCGGTTATT CATGAAATCCTTttgaccaaacaaaaaaaaacgttcgactcaaaattccaaaaacATTAA
- the Mipp1 gene encoding multiple inositol polyphosphate phosphatase 1 isoform X1, giving the protein MNSSWIIYAFIIIIYDKFVISEYGSNETCYDFSVSPENVFLEGSKYRLFSTKTTYLTAREEIRKIFPSEWPNEIEQCTPVYMFFLNRHSIRYPSAKEINKFNILLNTFREELLNSGKLSYRMFIYLATWRFRMSEVDDNHVSYTGKLETAQTAKIFYKLFPTLLDIDKINFDVGISTKIRTEETADAFIGSLINIQLDRGQNLESKNEIKQTKFKKFSKDVLMSHKKCKGLIIDSSGSKIPKSQKYLKLLESKPIKMMLINFSQRNGLEYTIKIESLIMLYKACSYETAIFAFSPWCHLFTQSELKIIEYLLDVDEYHDAYQIQPHRKMACSIIGDLQSKLETIIRQETTTNTTLYFSHENLLSKVFSYFGLFNKFPEINLSPDDTRICIPDNREWRSSLVVPFGTNFVAILYKCNHQAYKVLTLVNEIPVIVRGCNSSLCDIDKFFNEFHNERIECDLPKICKIS; this is encoded by the exons ATGAATTCTTCATGGATAATATACGcatttataattattatttatgatAAATTTGTCATCTCCGAATATGGATCAAATGAAACATGTTatgatttttctgtttcaccTGAAAACGTTTTCTTAGAAGGGAGTAAATATCGactattttcaacaaaaactaCATATCTTACTGCACGAGAAGAAATTCGAAAAATCTTTCCATCCGAATGGCccaatgaaattgaacaatgTACGCCGGTATATATGTTTTTCTTGAATCGTCATTCAATACGATATCCATCAGCCAAAGAAATTAACAAATTTAACATTTTATTAAATACATTTCGTGAAGAATTACTTAATTCTGGCAAACTAAGTTATCGTATGTTCATCTATCTGGCCACATGGCGTTTTCGAATGTCAGaggttgatgataatcatgtcAGTTATACGGGTAAATTAGAAACGGCTCAAACAG CTAAAATTTTCTATAAATTGTTTCCAACACTGCTTGACATTGATAAGATTAATTTTGATGTTGGAATATCGACAAAAATTCGAACCGAAGAAACGGCTGATGCTTTTATCGgttcattgatcaatattcaaCTAGATCGTGGACAAAatcttgaatcaaaaaatg aaatcaaacaaacaaaattcaaaaaattctccAAAGATGTTTTAATGTCTCATAAAAAATGCAAAGGCcttattattgattcatcGGGTTCGAAAATTCCAAAAtcacaaaaatatttgaaactTCTTGAAAGCAAACCAAttaaaatgatgttgataaattTTAGCCAAAGAAATGGACTTGAATACACGATTAAGATTGAATCGTTAATAATGCTGTACAAAGCTTGTTCTTATGAAACGGCCATTTTTGCATTTTCTCCATGGTGTCATTTGTTTACACAATCGGAActgaaaatcattgaatatttgcttgatgttgatgaatatcaTGATGCATATCAGATACAGCCACATCGAAAAATGGCCTGTTCAATAATTGGAGATTTGCAATCTAAACTTGAAACCATAATACGACAAGAAACCACCACGAATACGACGTTATATTTTTCACATGAAAATTTACTTTCCAAAGTTTTTAGCTATTTTGGACTGTTCAATAAGTTTCCCGAAATTAATCTATCACCAGATGATACTCGTATCTGTATTCCTGATAATAGGGAATGGCGTTCCAGTTTGGTTGTGCCATTCGGCACCAATTTTGTTGCCATACTCTACAAATGTAATCATCAAGCATATAAGGTTTTAACATTAGTCAATGAAATTCCGGTTATTGTACGTGGCTGTAATAGCTCATTATGtgatattgataaattttttaacgAATTTCACAATGAACGAATTGAATGTGATTTACCAAAAATTTGTAAGATATCCTAG
- the LOC124498844 gene encoding LOW QUALITY PROTEIN: neuroligin-4, Y-linked-like (The sequence of the model RefSeq protein was modified relative to this genomic sequence to represent the inferred CDS: inserted 1 base in 1 codon) — protein MSSFNQWNFCFHKFLSIFLILLSITKCSTLANQRLSTRTIKTKYGTLRGIIINQSSSSSDKTYLQPVEAFLGVPYASPPVGKLRFMPPVTPAIWSDXKNANTFGPVCPQRLPNLRNETLALQKMTKGRLKILTKWQEMLKNQSEDCLYLNIYTPFSTNNKGLIRFPVLVFIHGESYDWNAGSVYDGSILASHSNIVVVTINFRLGILGFFPSLGGTARGNFGLMDQVAALHWIQENIREFNGDERNVTIIGYGHGAACINFLMLSPMARGLFHRAIMISGSALSPWAIASDSIFHAKNFAKVLGCLENPKMEKDVLECLRHKTVQEILSIDLKIPTHLTAFGPIIDGIVIPNDPQVLMSKPNSIFGSYELLFGVVKTESYNLFSMYDERHGIDLSRRDRLLRTLIRNLFNYHLQEIFLTIVNEYTDWTRPFLHPISLFDSLIDIFSDALIVAPTIRTGLLHSKQQSHRTYFFTFSHQTDNSDYPIRLGCIHGQDMAYLLGAPLVNGIQFSWFPKNYSRFEMTLAKIYMNYLANFIKTGDPNKNVTNMYDHYNVSRQRESWPLYEEIQQKYISFDNKISIQDHYLAHRLSYWFNLLPQLHKPGDADLKVHHLLESHNNIQTYDGIIRYGTLSAPVSFNTYFSSENLYPQNHSSTFQLFGTNNHPITPLLSENSIPDSQQGFMLNNRKIILNDSDSINNNPSQEGSALDLVHNIAATNASFSMIVQSNNLYTWLSLIIAIGCSLLILNVLVFAGFYYHKDRNRLETKLNRHKQEQPSRNKKLNTSKGFSINNPNNNNNIPLYRINSITDDYNKQAT, from the exons atgtcatcatttaatcaatggaatttttgttttcacaaaTTTCTGTCAATATtcttaatattattatcaataactAAATGTTCGACATTGGCTAATCAACGTTTGAGCACCCGTACAATCAAAACCAAATATGGAACACTTCGTGGTATCattataaatcaatcatcatcgtcatcagaTAAAACGTATTTACAACCGGTCGAAGCCTTTCTTG gTGTTCCATATGCATCGCCTCCGGTGGGCAAGCTCAGATTCATGCCACCAGTAACGCCAGCCATTTGGTCCG ATAAAAATGCCAACACTTTTGGTCCAGTTTGTCCTCAACGACTTCCGAATTTACGAAACGAAACATTAGCATTGCAAAAAATGACTAAAGGGAGGCTAAAAATTCTGACAAAATGGCAGGAAATGCTTAAAAATCAAAGCGAAGATTGTTTGTATCTGAATATTTACACGCCATTCAGCA CCAACAATAAGGGACTCATTCGTTTTCCTGTATTGGTATTTATTCATGGTGAATCTTATGATTGGAATGCTGGTTCTGTTTATGATGGATCAATATTGGCCAGTCATTCCAACATTGTCGTAGtaacaatcaattttcgCCTCGGCATTTTAG gtttttttccttcattGGGAGGTACGGCTAGGGGCAATTTCGGACTAATGGACCAAGTTGCAGCATTACATTGGATTCAAGAAAATATTCGCGAATTCAACGGTGATGAAAGAAATGTCACTATAATCGGTTACGGACATGGTGCAGCTtgcattaattttttaatgcTTTCGCCAATGGCTAGAG GCCTTTTTCATCGTGCTATAATGATTAGTGGTTCGGCCTTGTCACCTTGGGCAATAGCGTcggattcaatttttcatgcCAAAAATTTTGCCAAAGTTTTAGGTTGTTTAGAGAATcctaaaatggaaaaagatgTTCTAGAATGTTTACGACATAAAACTGTGCAAGAAATATTATCAATCGATCTGAAAATACCGACACATTTGACGGCTTTTGGACCGATTATTGATGGTATCGTCATACCTAATGACCCTCAAGTGTTAATGTCGAAACCAAATTCTATATTTGGAAgttatgaattattattcggTGTAGTCAAAACTGAAtcatataatttattttccatgTATGATGAAAGGCATGGCATCGATCTATCTCGACGAGATCGTTTATTACGAACATTGATTCGAAACttattcaattatcatcttcaa GAAATATTTTTAACTATAGTCAATGAATACACTGATTGGACTCGTCCATTTTTACATCCGATCAgtttattcgattcattgattgatatatttAGTGATGCACTGATTGTGGCACCAACAATTCGTACGGGCCTTCttcattcaaaacaacaatcacataGAACATACTTTTTTACATTCTCACATCAAACAGACAATAGCGATTATCCAATACGTTTGGGTTGTATACACGGACAGGATATGGCCTATTTATTGGGAGCACCATTAGTTAATGGCATACAATTTTCTTGGTttccaaaaaattattcacgTTTCGAAATGACTTTAGCCAAGATTTATATGAATTATTTGGctaatttcatcaaaactGG TGatccaaataaaaatgtaacaaacatgtatgatcattataatgtGAGCAGACAGCGCGAATCATGGCCATTGTATGAAGAAATACAGCAGAAATATATTTCATTCg ATAACAAAATAAGTATTCAAGATCATTATCTTGCTCATCGTTTATCATATTGGTTCAATTTATTACCACAATTACATAAACCAGGTGATGCTGATTTAAaagttcatcatttattagaG TCACACAATAATATTCAAACCTATGATGGAATAATTCGTTATGGAACCTTATCGGCACCAGTTTCTTTCAATACATATTTTAGTTCTGAAAATCTTTATCCACAAAATCATTCTTCAACTTTTCAGTTATTTGGAACTAATAATCATCCAATTACACCGTTATTATCGGAAAACAGTATTCCGGATAGTCAACAAGGATTTATGTTAAATAATAGGAAAATTATATTAAATGATTCTGATAGCATAAATAATAATCCCAGTCAAGAAGGTAGTGCCTTAGATTTGGTACATAATATAGCTGCTACAAATGCATCATTCTCGATGATCGTACAATCCAATAATCTTTATACATGGCTAAGTCTGATAATAGCCATTGGCTGCTCATTGCTTATATTGAATGTTCTTGTTTTTGCCGGATTCTATTATCATAAAGATCGTAATCGtttggaaacaaaattaaatcgaCACAAACAg GAACAACCATCACGTAATAAAAAGCTCAATACTTCGAAAGGATTTAGTATTAATAATccgaacaataataataatattccaTTGTAtagaatcaattcaattaccgatgattataataaacaGGCCACATGA
- the Usp30 gene encoding ubiquitin specific protease 30, translating to MIQFYCPEFINIVKNLFIMFGTGMVIMIDTEILYIVGVSAIGAVSLAYVFFGFSSDSSKKKLYIRGLRNVKNNCFINSILQSLASSDSMVNWLSTTANAKLKTDSNLIRQLSFIVDRINNKIDCDSPEVLTPEGVLDSLRKHRWMFSADEQDAFELFSVLLSTIDFESNQLSLALSIRDSVQSNHCDHNSVDELNNKIKLITRVRNPMESMTKIPMNSKNLLPTRGILSNHLKCQNCHHSYPIHLDIFNSISLSLPSSSSLQIGTSISLEMCLNKFIREEEIEDFSCQYCNKKSTFSKRIELIKLPRLLCFHVHRLVWLEGNQSKRVDHIKFPEVLIMDPFKHNSIKLKNREQTKSVGDNEKQQMIHEGISAQYIYILNSVIVHLGNDHSGHFVCYRRSKSPTTINCNNSRSKTKWYYTSDLVVKEVSKKEVFASCAYMLFYEKTKKE from the exons atgattcaattctaCTGTCcagaattcatcaacatagtaaaaaatttattcattatgttTGGAACTggaatggtgataatgattgatacTGAAATATTGTACATAGTGGGCGTTTCCGCTATTGGTGCTGTTTCTCTTGCATATGTTTTCTTTGGTTTCTCGTCAGATTCATctaaaaaaa AATTATATATTCGTGGATTGAGAAATGTCAAAAataattgtttcatcaattcaatattgCAATCATTGGCCAGTAGTGATTCAATGGTTAACTGGCTGAGTACAACAGCTAACGCCAAATTAAAGACCGATTCTAATCTCATCCGACAATTATCCTTTATTGTTGATA gaatcaataataaaattgactGTGATAGTCCTGAAGTACTCACTCCTGAAGGTGTTCTAGATTCTCTACGAAAACATCGTTGGATGTTTTCTGCAGACGAACAG GATGCTTTCGAGCTATTCAGCGTCCTGCTTTCAACTATCGATTTTGAATCTAATCAATTATCACTAGCATTATCGATCCGAGATAGTgttcaatcgaatcattgTGATCATAATAGTGTGGATGAgcttaataataaaatcaaattgatcactCGAGTCCGTAATCCAATGGAATCGATGACGAAAATCCCAATGaattcaaagaatttattaCCCACTCGAGGCATTCTGtcaaatcatttaaaatgtCAAAACTGTCATCACAGTTATCCGATACATCTcgatattttcaattcaatatcgTTAAGTCTTccttcatcgtcatcactTCAAATTGGAACATCCATTTCACTGGAAATGTGTTTGAATAAGTTTATACGTGAAGAAGAAATTGAAGATTTTTCTTGTCAATAttgtaataaaaaatcaacattctCCAAACGAATAGAATTAATAAAGCTACCTCGATTACTTTGTTTTCATGTTCATCGTTTAGTTTGGTTGGAAGGCAATCAATCCAAAAGGGTCGATCACATAAAATTTCCTGAAGTTTTAATTATGGATCCATTCAAACATAATTCAATAAAACTGAAAAATcgtgaacaaacaaaatctgTTGGTGATAACGAAAAGCAACAAATGATCCACGAAGGAATTTCTGCTCaatacatttatatattaaattCTGTTATTGTTCATTTGGGTAATGATCATTCTGGTCATTTTGTCTGTTATCGAAGATCGAAATCGCCCACCACCATTAATTGCAACAATAGTCGTTCAAAAACCAAATGGTATTATACATCCGATCTTGTTGTCAAAGAAGTTAGTAAAAAAGAAGTGTTTGCAAGCTGTGCTTACATGTTGTTCTAtgagaaaaccaaaaaagaataa